The sequence below is a genomic window from Streptomyces sp. NBC_00289.
GTCGATCAGTGCCCAGCGTCGGTCTCCGGCCAGCCCCCAGGGCTCCACGACGGCCTCCCGGAGCGCCAGGCTCCGGAACGCCTTGACCGGATGCAGATGAATCGACTGCAGCTGCTCGTTCCCCATGGCTCCATCGTGCCAGGCGGCACCGACGGTCCGGAGGGGGAATCAGTAGCCGCGGTACTGCTGCTGGTTGCCGTACGGATCCTGGTAGGGAGCCGGAGCGGGCCGGGGGGCCGCGGGGCGCATCGCCTCGTACCCGGTGCCGGGACCCGCCTGGCGCGGCTGTTGCTGCTGCGGGCCGGGGTATCCGCGCGGTGCGGCGGCCTGCTGCGGGATGTACGCGGCGGGAGCCTGCTGCAGCGGGGCGACCTGCTGCATCTGCTGGTAGCCGTAGGAGGGCTGGGAAGGAGCCGCCGGGAGGGCGGGCAGCGCCGACGGCAGCGCGGGCAGGTAACCACCCGTGTCGTACGCGGCGGGGACCCGGATCGGAGCGATCTGCGGGGTGCCCCGCTCGGCCACGAGCGAGTCGTAGATCGGGGTGTCCGGGAAGGAGGCGGAGTAGTAGCCGCCGCCATAAGTGGAGCGGGGGGAGGTCATGGCACATAAGTTAAGCCCACGATGTGCTGGTTGGGGAGACCGATAAGAGGGTTGTTTTCCGTGTGGGCCGTGACGTGGGATCCGCAATGCGAGCGAACTTGGCAAAAAGGGGCGCTGATCTGCGTTCGGATCATGTAAATGCCTGGTTCCCGACCGGTTACCGGCGGTTGACCACCGCTCTCTCCCCGATGTCTTTGTGCCCCTCATGGGAGTTCGCCGCCCCTGGGAATAGGTTTGGCGGTGGAGACTAAACCGAAGGACAGCCGGGACCGGGCCCGGCCCTGGTGACCTGTGATGGGGGCGGACATGTCAATGCCGAAAGGATCCAACGCTCCGGTGCCGACGACGGCACTGAGAGTGGAAATGGGCTGGCGCTCCGCACCGGGCGTGCCCGACGCGGACGCTTCGGCGCTGGTCCTGGTCGGGGGCAAGGTCCGCTCCGACGGCGACTTCGTCTTCTACAACCAGCCGGTGCACTCCTCCGGCGCGGTCCGGCACGAGGGCAAGCGGGTCGAGGGCGGCCACGTCACCGACACCCTGCTCGTCGACCTCGCGCACGTGGAGCCCGCGATCGAGACGGTGGTCCTCGCCGCCTCCGCGGACGGCGGTACGTTCGCGCAGATCCCGGAGCTGTACGTCGAGGTCCGGGACGCCGCGCGGGGAACGGTGGCCGCCCGCTTCGACAGCACGGGCGCCACGGTCGAGACGGCCTTCGTGCTCGGCGAGTTCTACCGCCGTCAGGGCGCCTGGAAGTTCCGTGCCGTGGGCCAGGGCTACGACAGCGGCCTGGAGGGGCTGGCCAGGGACTTCGGGATCACCGTGGACGAACCGCAGCACACCGCCGCCGCGGCTTCGGCGCAGGCGCCGGCGGCACCCCCGGGAACCGTGCCGCCGCCGGTGGCACCCCCGGTGACCGTCTCCCCGCCCGTGGCACCTCCGCCCCCGCCGCCGGCGCCCCCCACGGCGCCGGTACGGCTGACCAAGGTGACGCTCACCAAGGCCGCACCCTCCGTCTCGCTGACCAAGCAGGGCGGCACGTCGGGCGCCATGCGCGTGAACCTCAACTGGGAGGTGCGCAAGCAGTTCTCGGGGTGGGGCAGCAAACGGGGCCGGGCGGTCGCCATGCACGCGGACCTCGACCTCGACCTGTGCGCCCTGTACGAACTCGCCGACGGCCGCAAGGGAGTCGTGCAGTCACTCGGCAACGCCTTCGGGTCCCTGCGGCAGCCCCCGTACATCCATCTCGACGGCGACGACCGCACCGGGGCGGTGGCGAGCGGCGAGAACCTCACCGTCAACCTCGACCACGCCCGGGACTTCCGGCGCATCCTGGTCTTCGTGACCATCTACGAGGGCGCCCGCTCCTTCGCCGACCTGCACGCCACGGTCACCCTCCAGCCGGAGTACGGAGCCCAGGTCGACTTCTCCCTCGACGAGTGCACGGTCCCCTCGACCGTCTGCGCGCTCGCCCTGATCACCAACACCGGCAGCGACCTGGTCGTGCAGCGCGAGGCCCGCTACCTGGTGCCCGAGCGCGGGGTGAGCCCGCAGCGGACCGTCGACCACATCTACGGCTGGGGCATGAACTGGACTCCCGGCCGGAAGTGAGCGCTCAGGTCTCGTCGCCGACGACGGCGTCCGGGCGCGCGTAGGTGCGGCCCTTCCAGGCCGCCCCGCGTCCCCTGTAGTGCTGCACCGCGCTGTCGACCGTCATGAGGAGGTAGAGGAACGCGGTGAACGGCAGCAGGGGCGCGAGCCACAGCGGCTGACGGTAGTAACGGAGCATCGGGACATAGGTCGCCGTCATCACCAGCCACGCCAGAGCCCCGACGACGGCCGCCCTCGCATCCCCCGCCGACGCACCGCCCACCACCGCCAGCGGCGGCACCAGGTACACCAGCGTCAGCCCGGCGACCGTTCCGGCCAACAGCAAGGGGTTGTGCCGCAGCTGCGCGTACGCGCTGCGCGACACCATCCGCCACAGGTCGTGCAGCCGCGGATAGGGACGCACGCTGTCCACCCGCTCGGCCAGCCCCAGCCAGACGCGGCCGCCGCTGGCCTTCACGGCCCGCGCGAGCGCCACGTCGTCGATCACGGCGTGCCGGATGGCGTCCGGGATCCGCGCGCGCTCGGCCGCCTCCGCGCTCAGCAGTACACAGCCGCCCGCCGCGGCCGCCGTCCGGGTCCCCTGCCCGCCGATCCGGCGGAAGGGATACAGCTGGGCGAAGAAGTAGACGAACGCCGGCACGACCAGCCGCTCCCACCCGCTCTCCACCCGCAACCGGGCCATCTGCGAGACGACGTCGAAGCCTCCGGTGCGGGCCGCCGCCACCAGCTCCCGCAGACTGTCCGGCGCGTGCGCGATGTCGGCGTCCGTCAGGAGCAGGTACTCGGGGTCACGCGCGCGGGCGAGACCCATGCCGTGCCGTACCGCCCAGAGCTTGCCTGTCCAGCCCGCGGGCGGTTCGCCGGGCGTGGCCACGGTCAGG
It includes:
- a CDS encoding DUF6643 family protein — its product is MTSPRSTYGGGYYSASFPDTPIYDSLVAERGTPQIAPIRVPAAYDTGGYLPALPSALPALPAAPSQPSYGYQQMQQVAPLQQAPAAYIPQQAAAPRGYPGPQQQQPRQAGPGTGYEAMRPAAPRPAPAPYQDPYGNQQQYRGY
- a CDS encoding TerD family protein; the encoded protein is MPKGSNAPVPTTALRVEMGWRSAPGVPDADASALVLVGGKVRSDGDFVFYNQPVHSSGAVRHEGKRVEGGHVTDTLLVDLAHVEPAIETVVLAASADGGTFAQIPELYVEVRDAARGTVAARFDSTGATVETAFVLGEFYRRQGAWKFRAVGQGYDSGLEGLARDFGITVDEPQHTAAAASAQAPAAPPGTVPPPVAPPVTVSPPVAPPPPPPAPPTAPVRLTKVTLTKAAPSVSLTKQGGTSGAMRVNLNWEVRKQFSGWGSKRGRAVAMHADLDLDLCALYELADGRKGVVQSLGNAFGSLRQPPYIHLDGDDRTGAVASGENLTVNLDHARDFRRILVFVTIYEGARSFADLHATVTLQPEYGAQVDFSLDECTVPSTVCALALITNTGSDLVVQREARYLVPERGVSPQRTVDHIYGWGMNWTPGRK
- a CDS encoding glycosyltransferase; its protein translation is MGQTARVSAIVWIAAGSLAAWLWLLLCQGFFWRTDVRLPPRRAPERWPSVCVVVPARDEAAVLPASLPSLLAQDYPGRAEVFLVDDGSGDGTGELARELARRTGGLPLTVATPGEPPAGWTGKLWAVRHGMGLARARDPEYLLLTDADIAHAPDSLRELVAAARTGGFDVVSQMARLRVESGWERLVVPAFVYFFAQLYPFRRIGGQGTRTAAAAGGCVLLSAEAAERARIPDAIRHAVIDDVALARAVKASGGRVWLGLAERVDSVRPYPRLHDLWRMVSRSAYAQLRHNPLLLAGTVAGLTLVYLVPPLAVVGGASAGDARAAVVGALAWLVMTATYVPMLRYYRQPLWLAPLLPFTAFLYLLMTVDSAVQHYRGRGAAWKGRTYARPDAVVGDET